A segment of the Luteitalea sp. genome:
CCCAAGGGCGGCGAGACAGATAACACACAGGAGAAGGCGTGTTCTCTCGACCATGTTCGGTTTGAAGATCATATTCTGAAACAAGGACGAGTCAACCGAGTGAGGGGGAAACGGACCAGTGGTGCGTGAGGCTCTCGGGGTCGCGCGGGCATTTTGCCGAGGTGGGATATCCTCTGTTGTCAGAGCGTCGCTCGTGCGGCACGATGAAGGCATGATGCGCGAACTCGCCCCGGCCGGGGCCAGTTCGGCGCGGTTCTTGCCGGCGTGGACGTTCAGGTCACGGATCCCTACGAACACCGAACGTCGTCTCTCTTATCAGAACGGCGCGATCACCATTCCCTCAGGTAAGCAGCACATGAGCATGTACACAACGACCGTCGTATGGACGCGCGCAGCGGACGAGCTGTTCAATGACAACAAGTATTCCCGGGCCCACGAATGGCGCTTCGACGGCGGCACCGTGGTTCCAGCCTCTAGCTCGCCTCAGGTGGTGAAGCTGCCACTGTCGAAAGAGGACGCCGTGGACCCGGAAGAAGCGTTCGTCGCCTCGCTGTCCTCCTGCCACATGCTTTTCTTCCTATCCTATGCGGCCAAGGGTCAATTCGTCATTGATCGATACGAGGATGAAGCCGTCGGCGAGATGGGAAAGAACGCGAACGGTAACATAGCAATACTGAGGGTCGTCCTGCGTCCACAAGTTACGTGGGCGGGAAACCGGCCCTCGCGTGAGCAGCTCGATGCGCTGCATCACCGCGCGCACGAATCGTGTTACATCGCGAACTCTGTGAAAACGGAAATCCTCGTCGAGCCGCGGTAGCACGAAAGCCCTCTTTCTCAAGTTGGGCATAGCCGCGGGGCGGATGCTGCGTGCACCGAGCCCACTCGCACGAGTGGCCTGCGTATACGCGCATGCGCGTGTGGCGCGCAATGAGGAGACCGATGAGCAACTTTCGTCGATGGTGGCCCAAACGCCTCGGTGCTGGCGACGTGTCCAAGGAACTTTCGCAGCAGGCCGACGATATGGAGGCGCAGCGATCAATACCAGGTATCCGGATCAAGGCCAGCGGCGACAACGCACTGGTCACCGTCGATCTAGACGAGATCGGACCCGAAGCGCAGCCATTGATCATGGAGGAAATGGCCCAGCAGGAGGGGCTGGCCATCTTCAGAGGAAGCGTCGAGCACGGTTATGCGATGCGTGCGGTTGCGTCCCACCTACAGTGTCCGCGCTGCAAAGCTCAGACGCGGCAGCAGATGGCGAACTTCATCTATGCCACCAACATCGCACCGCGCGCCATGTTCGCCCCAGCCGGGTACTTCTGCACCGCCTGTCCGACCGTCATCGTCGACGAGAATCTCATAGCGGTCGGCTTGAAAGAGGGTTACAGGTTTCGCGCTGTGGTCGGCATCGATTATGGCAGAGAGAGGGACCCCGACCTCTTCAGAACGTGGAATGGTCACGAGCCCATGTACATTCTTGACGAAGAGGGGCGGGTGATGGATTTGGTAACGGGCGACCAACGCCATTCCACGGAGCGCGCACATCGGCGGCATGCAGGTCGCGACTCAACGACAGGCAAACGGCGTCGAAGGATGGCCCAACAGTCTCGCCGACGAAACAGGCGGTGAGCATGATCCTGCCGGCTGTAATCTTTCCGCGTCCTACGGATGGCGACGACGCGCGGATTCACGAAGAGCTCGCATCTGAACCGGCAGACTCGACGCAGGCTTCGACAGATCGGCGAAAACTGCGGGGATCAATCGATGGGTAGCGGTACAATTCTGGCTCGATAGCTGTGAAGAGATCCAAGAGACGCTTCGGGTCAATCAGTCCTCTCTTCAGCATTTCTTCCACGTCGGTGATGTCCTGGGCGTGACCCCGCTCCAACTTCGATAGAGCCTGAGCGTAGTAGTCGTAGTGGCGAAATGTCAGGTGGCGCTGTTGTTGGACGAAGGTACTGCGCTCTTCCCACCCGGGTAGTTGAGGGATGAAGTCATCCGGTGAGGCGAGCTCCACGTTGATCTCCAACTCTTCCTTCAACCGTGGAATCGCCCGGAGCAGACGGTCCTGCTCGGGAACGATCTTCAGGTCAACATCGATCGTCGTTGCCCGCCATCCATTGAGGAGCGCTGTCGCTCCGCCTGTGAAATACACGCAAGCCGACTTGTCAGCTTCCGCTGCTAGCGCTCGCATAAACTGGTAGAGACGGTCGACGTCGGTTAGCTTACGCATGCCAGCGCCCGTTCGAAACTGACCAGTCGCCGGAGAAGCGCGTTGTAGCGGCTGTGCGCGGAGTCGGGATCGCTAGCGGCCAGGCGCTCGTAGAGACGAAGCTCGGGCGTCTTCTCGGCCAAAACGGACAGGCGAGGCACATCCACGCCGAGGCGCCGTAGTCGCGGAGCTCCAATGAGTACGAGGAGAGCCGCCTCAGTCTCTTCGCCTAAGGCAAGTTCCTGGAGACCCCGTTCAATCAGCTCACTCCCCGGGAGTGCGAGTGTGCCCACATTCCAAATATAGCTCGACAGCGGCGTGC
Coding sequences within it:
- a CDS encoding OsmC family peroxiredoxin, producing MSMYTTTVVWTRAADELFNDNKYSRAHEWRFDGGTVVPASSSPQVVKLPLSKEDAVDPEEAFVASLSSCHMLFFLSYAAKGQFVIDRYEDEAVGEMGKNANGNIAILRVVLRPQVTWAGNRPSREQLDALHHRAHESCYIANSVKTEILVEPR